ATAGAACAATCATAcccatgaacacatatcaaaataaaacaataaaaatcatTTCAATTAACAAaagacagtttttttttatattaagatGTGTGAtagcaataataaaaactagGCCAAGAGCCAGAAATCTTTGTGACGTTTCGTGGTGATCAAGTAACCGCCGTTGTTACTTTTCTTCCTTACGGCAATAGCCATACACTCGGAGTTATGAATACAATACTCAACCACTCCTCCTCCCATTCCTCTCTTTGCTCGCCACTTCCAAATCACACGCCACTTCGAAGTTCGTTTTCTCTGACCTAAAACCAAAACTCCTGCTCCTTGTTTCTTTGCTTCCTCCACTATCGTCTTCCCTTTCTCCTCCGCCGTTTCAACCACCACTATCTCCGTCTTCAcctgaaaaataagaaaagaaaccaCTGATGTCAAAATGTGCTTTGAATCGATCATTTTCTCTGATTTGTTATTAAAGGCGTTACATTAGGTTTCTTGAGCTGACACAAGTTCTTCAGTGGATGAACTTGTTCATGAGCCCTTGAGTTTCTCTGCCCTTGTGTCTCATCTGTAGCTATTTAACATAATAAACTTACGGTTAATAGAGAATAAGCacttatcataaaataaaaatctttaaacacCACTTTAAACGATAGAGTGagtatattttctttgtaaatttgACAATTGGAAAGCTTCTGATTATAtaattcatttcaaaataaacataaaattaagaaaatgttattatttataaaaagaaacaaaaatattattgtgaAAGTAAACGGGGCATCAATTAGTCaaacaaaaaagttttaatcacACAAATAATAATGTTGGGCCGAATTCAAGCCCAATTACCCTAGAAACCCAAAAGGTTGCTCTTTCTTGTTGTTCATTGATGACGGATCTACTGGGAATGGGATACCTTCTAAGCTATAATTAAATGTTAAATGCAAATTTGTGTGCAcacaatatataaattatgcTATTACCTTGTGCTACAGGTGTTTTTGTGACAT
Above is a genomic segment from Raphanus sativus cultivar WK10039 unplaced genomic scaffold, ASM80110v3 Scaffold3564, whole genome shotgun sequence containing:
- the LOC130506688 gene encoding universal stress protein PHOS32-like codes for the protein MGKPAGYWVNKIRTSFKGGSSSSKSLDEGSASGSRKNGSKNQKTEEGNKKGEAESGRKVMVVVDTTSQSKNALQWALTQCVQDEDNITLLHVTKTPVAQATDETQGQRNSRAHEQVHPLKNLCQLKKPNVKTEIVVVETAEEKGKTIVEEAKKQGAGVLVLGQRKRTSKWRVIWKWRAKRGMGGGVVEYCIHNSECMAIAVRKKSNNGGYLITTKRHKDFWLLA